From the Variovorax paradoxus genome, the window CGGCCTGGCCTTCCTTCCGGCCAACATCATCATGGCGGTGTTCTCGCTCGGGCTGTCCGCGAAGATCGTGATGCGCTTCGGCATCCGCAAGCCGCTGGCGGCCGGGCTCTGGCTCGCGGCCATCGGGTTGGCGCTGTTCGCGCGGGCGCCGGTCGACGGAAGCTTCGTGATCGACGTGCTGCCCGGCATGATGCTGCTGGGCCTGGGCGCGGGCATGGCCTTCAACCCGGTGCTGCTGGCGGCCATGAGCGAGGTGAGCCCCGCCGACTCGGGCCTGGCCTCGGGGGTGGTCAACACCGCCTTCATGATGGGCGGCGCGCTCGGCCTGGCCGTGCTGGCCAGCGCAGCCGCCGCGCGCACCGCGTCGATGGAAGCCGCCGGCGCGCAGCTGCCGCTGGCGCTCACCGGCGGCTACAACCTTGCGTTTCTCGTCGGCGCCGTGTTCGCGGCGGCGGCGGGTCTCATCGGGGCCCTGCTGCTTCGCTCCGCCATGCCGGGGCAGATACAGAACAACGACGAAGCGGCACCCCGTGAAACGGCGGCATCGTGAACCTCGCGCCATGCAGCCGCCGGTTTTCTTTCTTCAACGTTTCCACTCTTTGTTCAGGAGAAGCACCATGGCTCGTTATGTAGACGGCTTCATCGTCGCCATCCCCACCGCCAACGTGGAGGCCTATCGCAAGCTGGCGCGCAAGGCCGGCAAGGTCTGGATGGAATACGGCGCGCTCGAATACGTGGAGTGCATCGCCGACGACGTGAAGCCCGGCAAGCTCACCTCGTTCCCGCAGAGCGTGAAGCAGAAGCCCGACGAGACGGTGGCGTTCTCGTGGATCACCTACAAGTCGCGCAAGCACCGCGACACCGTGAACGCGAAGGTCATGGCCGACCCGCGCATCGCGGCCATGGACCCCAAGACCATGCCCTTCGATGCGAAGCGGATGATCTTTGGCGGCTTCAAGGGCCTCGTCGAGCTCTGATTTTTTCCCCGGAAACACCGCGGAACCGGCTTTGCCGGGCCGCTGGTGTTGCCCCCTGCAAGGGGGTTGGCGCAGCGACACGAAGTGCGCGAAGGCTGGGGGTTAGCCGATGAACCCGTCATAGACGAGCTTCAGGCCCGTGAGCAGCATCCCGAGGTACACGAAGCGATAGAACCACGTCGCGTCGATGCGCCGAGCGATGCGGATGCCGACCCACACGCCCAGCGGCGCGATCGGCATCAGCACGAGCGAGGTGGACAGGGTTCGGAAGTCGAGCAGGCCGAGCCAGGCGTACGGAATCCACTTGCTCAGGTTCACCACGAAAAAGAAGTAGGCCATGGTGGCGGTGAAGATCACCGGCTTGAGCCGCAGCGGAATCACGTAGGCGTTGATCGGCGGGCCGCCCGCGTGCGCGATGAAGCTGGTGAAGCCGGACACGGTGGTCAGCACCGCGCCCACGCCGCGCGAGGGCAGCGGGTCGTTCGGCTTGGGCGGGAACAGCACGCGCTGCGCCAGGAACAGCAGGGTGAACACGCCCACGATGCCCGCCACCGTGTGCGCCGACAGCACGCGGAACAGCAGCGTGCCGACCACCGTGCCCAGCAGGCCGAACGGAATCAGGAACTTGAGCAGCGAACGGTCGAAGTCGCGCCGGAACGCGGCCAGTCCCAGCAGGTCCATCAGCAGCAGCAGCGGCATCAGGATGGCGGCGGCCTGCGGCACGGTGACGGCCAGCGCCATCAGAGGCACCGCGAGCGAACCGAAGCCGGCGCCGAAGCCGCTCTTGCTGATGCCGAGCAGCAGCACGGCGGGAATGGCGACCGCGTAGAAGTACGGGTCGGTGATGAGAGGAAAGGCCATGGGAAGACGCCAGCGCAGAAAAAAGCCCGCCGGACGGCAGGCTGGGCGAGCGTAGCAGGATGAGGCGGAGCCTGCCGGGCAGGCAGGACGCGCCGCTCAGGCGGCGAGAGCGGCGGGCTGCGCCAGCGGGTTCAGCACGAAGTCGAAGTCCAGCCGCCAGCGGCCGTCGGCCTGCTGCGTCCACGGCGCCACCAGCGACTGGCGCACGGCGAACACCGCGTCGGAGTCGAGCCACTGGTCGCCTTCACGGAACACATGGGTGATGAGCGGCTCGTAGCCCGGCGCCTCGATCTTGAAGTGCAGGTGGGCAGGCCGCCACGGGTGGCGCCGGGTGGCGCGCAGCAGGTCGCCCACCGGCCCGTCGACCGGGATCGGATAGGCCTCGGCCAGCACGCTGCGGAAATGCAGCGAGCCGTCGGCAGCGGTGCGCAGCCGGCCGCGGTTCTCGGAGTGGTCCAGTCCCTCGTGCTGCACGTCGTAGTGGCCGCCTTCGTCGGCCTGCCACACATCGACCACCGCGCCGGCCACCGGCTCGCCGCCGAGGCCATGCACCGTGGCATGCACATCGCAGGGCGCGCCAGCAGCGCCGTTGGCCACGTCGGCACCCTGCTCGTACTCGGGGGCGCCCTCGAAGTAGAACGGGCCGAACACCGTGGCCTCGGTGCAGCCCGCGGGCTTGTCGTTGTTCATCGCGATGGTCAGCATCGACAGGCCCAGCACGTCCGACAGCAGGATGAACTCCTGGCGCTTGTCGTCGCACTTCTGGCCGGTGGCCGTGAGGTACTGGATGCCCTGGAACCACTCTTCTTCCGTGAGCTTCACCTCGCGCGCGAAGGCGTGCAGGTGCTGCACGAGGCTGGTCATGATCTCGCGCAGCCGCGGATCGGGCGTGTCTGCGAAGCGTGCAAGCACGGCCTGCGTGATGTTGTCCTGGTTGAGGTTGCGCATCGTGGCGTCTCCGTGTTGTCTCTGTCGGGCGAACGGGGCACTGTAGGCCGCGCGCCGTTCCCATGAAAGCACCGGGGACGCAAATGATTTTTCCGCCCAGCGGAACGGTCGCACCCCTTGCTGCGCCAAAATCGCCCGGCCCGACAAAAGACAAGCTCCCGGAGACGCACGCCCATGGACCGCTGGACCGAAATCGCACTGCTCGTGCAGATCGCCGATGCCGGCAGCCTGAGCCGCGCGGCCGAGGCGCTGGGCCTGTCGAACGCCGCGGCGAGCCGCCACCTGAGCGCGCTCGAAGCCCGGCTGGGCGCGCGGCTGGTCGAGCGCAACACGCGCCGCCTGTACCTGACCGACACCGGCCGCGAGTTCTGCGGCCGCGCGCGCACCATCCTGGCCGACCTGTCGGACGCCGAATCGACGGTGAACGCCACCGCGCTGAACCCGACCGGCACGCTGCGCGTGACGGCTTCGCTGTCGTTCTCGATCCACCACATCGCGCCGCTGCTGCGCGAGTACACCCAGCGCTATCCGGGCGTGAAGGTGCATGTGGAGGCGGCCAATCGCTACTTCGACCTGATCGACAACAACATCGACGTGGCGATCCGCACGCGCGAGTACGAGCCCGATTCGAACGTCACCATCCGTCGGCTCGGCGAGACGCGGCGCATTCTTGCGGCCTCGCCGCGCTATTTCGCGCAGCACGGCTTGCCGAAGACGCTGGACGACCTGGCGCAGCACAAGCTGCTGATCTACACCCACGCGAACAACCCGAACGAGCTGCGCTTTCGCCGCGGCGACGAGACGCGGACGGTGTCGGTCACCGGGCTGCTGGAGTCGAACGACGGCCAGGTGCTGCGCGCCGCCGCCCTCGACGGCATGGGCATCCTGGTGCAGCCGACCTACATCGTCTACGACGACATCGTCGCCGGCCGGCTGGTGCCCACGCTGGACGACTGGGACCTGCCGCACCTGACCATCAACCTGGCATATCCGAGCCGCAAGCACCTGTCGGCGAAGGTGCGCAGCTTCATCGACTTCATGGCGGCGCATTTCCACAAGATGGACTACGAGCGCAAGTGGACCGGAAGGTTCTAGGCTCGCCCCCAGGCTGCGCGCACTTCGTGTCGCTTCGCCTTCCCCCTACCGGGGGCAACACCTAAGGCCCGGCAAAGCCGGTTCCTTGGTGTTCTTGGCTCGCCCCCAAGCTGCGCGGCACTTCGTGTCCGCTTCTCCTTCCCCCTACCGGGGGGCAACACCTGCGGCCCGGCAAAGCCGGTTCCGCGGTGTTCCTGGCTCGCCCCCAGGCTGCGCGGCACTTCGTGTCCGCTTCTCCTTCCCCCTACCGGGGGCAACACCTGCGGCCCGGCAAAGCCGGTTCCGCGGTGTTCCTGGCTCGCCCCCAGGCTGCGCGGCACTTCGTGTCCGCTTCGCCTTCCCCCTACCGGGGGCAACACCTAAGGCCCCGCAAAGCCGGTTCCGCGGTGTTCCACGGGAAGACGGCACGGCAGCGAATGCTCGAAACATGTGCGTAAACGCACATTCCGTATGTCCGCAGCCCCGCACACTGGAACCGCAACCGCCGCATTCCGCGGCGGACCCTCCGATTTCCAAGGATCTGCCATGAACACCCAGGCCGTAGCCGCCAACACCACGCGTGCGCCGATCGAAGCGCCGCTGTCCACCGTTTCCCCAGCCGGCACGGACGATGCCGGCAAGCTGCTGCTGCGCGTGACGATCGGTTTCCTGGTGCTGCTGCACGGCATCTTCAAGCTGTCGGCCGGGGTGGGCTTCATCGGCGGCATGCTGGCCAAGGCCGGCCTGCCGGGCGGACTGGCCTATCTGGTGTACGTGGGCGAGATCGTCGCGCCGCTGCTGATGATCGCGGGCGTCTTCACCCGCGCCGCGGCCGCCGTGGTGGTCATCAACATGCTGGTGGCCTTCGGCCTGGTACACATGGCCGACATGTTCGCGCTGACCAAGCAAGGCGGCTGGGCGCTGGAACTGCAGGGCCTGTACCTGTTCGGCGCGCTGACGGTGGTGCTGCTGGGCGCGGGGCGCTTCAGCGTGGGGGGCCTCAAGGGCCGCTGGAACTGAGATACCGAAGGCCTTCCGGCTCAGCCGGCGTCACCCCGCACCTGCGAGACCATCGATGCCAGCCGGGCCAGGTCGGTCACGACCAGGGCCTTGTCGTCCTTGCGCAGCACGCCGCTGCGCACCAGCACGTTGAGTTCGCGGGTCACCTGCTCGCGGTTGGTGCTGATCTGGCTGGCCAGCGCGGCGTGCCGGGGGGCGGGATCGAGCCGGGACTGGTTGTCGTCACCGTCATGGGCGCCTGCCGCGCGGGCCAGGCGCAGCAGTTCGGCATGCAGCCGGTTCTGCACGCCGAGGGTGCTCAGGTCGATCACGCGCTCCGACAGCTGGCGCACCAGCCCCGCCAGCCGCTGCATCACCCGTTCTGCCACGACGGGCTCGTCGCGCAGCAGCGCGATGAAGGCCGCGCGGTCCAGGCTGGCCACCACGCTCGGCGCCAGGGTGACCACATCGGCGGAACGCGGCCCGCCGTCGATGGCCGCGATGTCTCCGAAATGCTCGCCGGCCTCCGAATCGCGGAAGGTCACCTGCCGGCCGTTGGCTGAGTAGGTCGTCACCCGCACGCGGCCGGACACCAGCAGGAACACCTCGCCCTGCTGCTCGGCACGCAGCAGCAGCGGCTTGCCGGCCTCCACGCTGTGCCACAGGCACTGCTGCGCCAGCAATGCCAGGCGCTGGTCGGAGAGGCCTTCGAGCAGCGCGATCTGGCGCAGCGCGAGGCTGGAACGGGAAGTGGTTTCAGGGCTGGCCATGCCGGGGATCGATGGTCAAGGGGTATGAGCGCGCGGATTATGCTCGGGTGCCGCTTCGAACCCGTTCATGGACAGACGTTCCCCCCGCCCGGCTCCGGCCTCGCTTTTTCCGCTGAGAACGCCGACCCGGCGCAACCTGCGCTGGACCAGCGGGCTGGTGCTGATGGCGTACATCAGCTTCCACCTGCTGAACCATGCGCTGGGCATCTACTCGTTCGCCCTTGCCGAGACGGTGCTGCGCGGGGTGCAGAAGTTCTGGCACAGCCTGCCGGGCACGGTGCTGCTGTATGGCGCGGCCGTCACGCACCTCGCGCTGGCGGTGGTCGCGCTGTGGGAGCGCCGCACCCTGCGCATGCCACCGCTGGAGGCCCTGCGCGTGCTGCTGGGCTTCGCGCTGCCGCTGCTGCTGGCCGCCCACCTCGCCGCCATGCGCGGCGCCTACCTGGCCTACGGCATCGAGGGCTCGTACGTGCGCGTGGTCTGGGGGCTGTGGGACTGGCGGGGCGCGGGCGCGCAGCTGCTGATGATGCTGGCCGCGTGGACCCATGGCTGCCTCGGCCTGCACTTCGCGCTGCGCGCGCAGCCGGCGTACCGGCGGTTCTCGCACCTGCTGCTGGCCGTCGCGGTGGTGCTGCCGCTGGCGGCGGCAATGGGGTTCGTGTCGATGGGGCGCGAGTTCCAGTGGAACGGCGTGCCGCCCGTCACGCTGCCCACGGCCGAGCAGGGCAAGGCGCTGGGCGCGGCCGAAAGCGGCATCAAGTGGGCCTACGGGCTCGCACTGGCCGCGCTGCTGGCGGCGCGCTGGGCCCGCGGCAGCATGGCGCGCTGGTCGCGCGAGCCGTCGGTCACGCTGCGCTACCCCGGCCGCACGGTGCAGGTGCCGCGCGGCTGGAGCGTGCTGGAGGCCAGCCGCTCCCACGGCATCGACCATGTGTCCATCTGCGGCGGACGCGCGCGCTGCTCGACCTGCCGCGTGCGCGTGGCCGGCGCGGCCGGGCACATCGGCGAGCCGGGCCGCGACGAGCAGCGCACGCTGGAGCGGGTGCGCGCGCCGGCCGACGTGCGCCTGGCGTGCCAGCTGCGCCCGCATGGCGACATCGAGGTCACGCCGCTGTTCGCGCCGCTGCCCAACGAAGGCCGGCCCGCGCCGGTCGGCAGCTTCGGGCGCGAGCGCGACGTGGCGATCCTCTTCGTCGACCTGCGGCGCTGGTCGGGCCTGTCGGAGCGGCAGTGGCCGTTCGACCTGGCCTACGTGCTCGACCGCTATTTCGCCACCGTGGGCGCGGCCGTGCGAGAGAGCGGCGGCGTGCCCAACCAGTTCATCGGCGACAGTGTGATGGCCATCTTCGGGCTCGAGGGCGACCTGCCCACCGCGTGCAGGCAGGCCCTGCGCGCGACCACGCTCATCGGCCAGCGCATGGATGCCTGGAGCGAAGGCTTCGAGGCGCAGTTCGGCCAGCGGCTGGAGTTCGGCATGGGCCTGCACGCGGGGCGCGCGGCGGTGGGCGAAGTGGGCTACCTGGAGACCACCACCTTCACGGCCATCGGCGAGGTGGTGAACACGGCAAGCCGACTGCAGGATCACTCGAAGACCGCGGCATCGCGCCTCGTGGTCTCGCTCTTCGCAGCGGAACAGGCCGGCGTGGCGGACACGATGGGCGCGCCCGAGACGCTCGCGGTGCGCGGCCGCTCCGAACCTCTTGCGGTGCTCCACGTGCCGCACGCCGCAGCGCCGCGCTGATCGGCAAAAGCGGTGCGCAAACGCACAGCGCGCCGCACGGTGAAGTTTCACACTGCCTGCGTGGCAACGACGAATGTCCGCCGCCCACACAGACAACCGAAGGGACTCGCACCATGAACTCCACGCAACGCATCGCTCTTTCCGCCCTCGCATTCGCCATGCTGGGCGCCGCAGGCGCAGCACGCGCCGAAACCTACGACGGCGTGCATCCGGTCGCCTCGTCCGCCAGCCGCAACGATGTGCGCGCCGCAGCCGTGGCTGCCGCGCACAGCGACAACCCCTATGCCGAGGGCGCCGGCGCCGGCCCCGCTGCGGTGATCGCTTCGTCGGTCAGCCGCGCCGCGGTCCGTGCCGAAGCCGTTGCGGCCGCGCACAGCGACAACCCCTACGCCGAAGGCGCTGCGTCCGGCACCGCCCCGGTGCTGGCCAGCACGATCGACCGCGCGACTGTGCGCGCCGCAGCCCGCGCCGCGGCCAGGGGCGACGCACTACCGCTGTAATCGCGGCAGGCAGCGCGCGCGGCCCCGCTGCAGCCTTCCGGGTTCAGGGCCGCGTGCCTTCCCACGCGTTCTGCAACAGGGCGCGGATCGCGTCCCGCTCCAGCGGGCGCGGATTGGGATACTGGTTCGTGAGCGCGTGCGCGCAGGCCAGGTCCAGGTCGGACTCTTTCATGCCGATGTCGCGCAACGCCACCGGCGCGCCGTTGTCGCGTGCGAGGTCGAACACCGTTTGCGCGGCGCTGCTTCCACCCAACGCCTTCGCGATGCGCGCCATGGCCTGCGGCGCCGCTTCGGCGTTGTAGGCGAGCGCATGCGGCAGCACGATGGTGTGGGTCTCGGCGTGCGGCAGGTTGAAGCTGCCGCCGAGCGTGTGGCACAGCTTGTGGTGCAGCGCCATGCCGACGCTGCCGAGCACCGTGCCGCACAACCATGCCCCGTAGAGCGCATCGCTGCGCGCGCCCAGGTCCCGCGGCGCCGTGCGAAGCGCCGGCAGCGCGCGGCCCAGCGCGGCAATGCCTTCCTGCGCCATCAGGTCCATGACCGGGTTCGAATCGACCGCGTAGAGTCCTTCGGCCGCATGCGCGATGGCGTTGATGCCGCTGGTCACGCTCATGCCCACGGGCAGGCTCAGCGACAGCTCCGGGTCGTAAATCACCGTGCGCGGCAGCACCTTGAAATCCTTCCCCGTCTTCTTCATGCCGGCTTCGGTGATGCCGTAGATCGGCGTCATCTCGGAGCCCGCGTAGGTGGTGGGAATGGCCAGGATCGGCAGGCCCGAGTCGAGTGCGATCGCCTTGCCCAGCCCGGTGGTCGAGCCG encodes:
- a CDS encoding DUF1428 domain-containing protein, which produces MARYVDGFIVAIPTANVEAYRKLARKAGKVWMEYGALEYVECIADDVKPGKLTSFPQSVKQKPDETVAFSWITYKSRKHRDTVNAKVMADPRIAAMDPKTMPFDAKRMIFGGFKGLVEL
- a CDS encoding sulfite exporter TauE/SafE family protein — its product is MAFPLITDPYFYAVAIPAVLLLGISKSGFGAGFGSLAVPLMALAVTVPQAAAILMPLLLLMDLLGLAAFRRDFDRSLLKFLIPFGLLGTVVGTLLFRVLSAHTVAGIVGVFTLLFLAQRVLFPPKPNDPLPSRGVGAVLTTVSGFTSFIAHAGGPPINAYVIPLRLKPVIFTATMAYFFFVVNLSKWIPYAWLGLLDFRTLSTSLVLMPIAPLGVWVGIRIARRIDATWFYRFVYLGMLLTGLKLVYDGFIG
- a CDS encoding intradiol ring-cleavage dioxygenase, with amino-acid sequence MRNLNQDNITQAVLARFADTPDPRLREIMTSLVQHLHAFAREVKLTEEEWFQGIQYLTATGQKCDDKRQEFILLSDVLGLSMLTIAMNNDKPAGCTEATVFGPFYFEGAPEYEQGADVANGAAGAPCDVHATVHGLGGEPVAGAVVDVWQADEGGHYDVQHEGLDHSENRGRLRTAADGSLHFRSVLAEAYPIPVDGPVGDLLRATRRHPWRPAHLHFKIEAPGYEPLITHVFREGDQWLDSDAVFAVRQSLVAPWTQQADGRWRLDFDFVLNPLAQPAALAA
- a CDS encoding LysR family transcriptional regulator, giving the protein MDRWTEIALLVQIADAGSLSRAAEALGLSNAAASRHLSALEARLGARLVERNTRRLYLTDTGREFCGRARTILADLSDAESTVNATALNPTGTLRVTASLSFSIHHIAPLLREYTQRYPGVKVHVEAANRYFDLIDNNIDVAIRTREYEPDSNVTIRRLGETRRILAASPRYFAQHGLPKTLDDLAQHKLLIYTHANNPNELRFRRGDETRTVSVTGLLESNDGQVLRAAALDGMGILVQPTYIVYDDIVAGRLVPTLDDWDLPHLTINLAYPSRKHLSAKVRSFIDFMAAHFHKMDYERKWTGRF
- a CDS encoding DoxX family protein — its product is MNTQAVAANTTRAPIEAPLSTVSPAGTDDAGKLLLRVTIGFLVLLHGIFKLSAGVGFIGGMLAKAGLPGGLAYLVYVGEIVAPLLMIAGVFTRAAAAVVVINMLVAFGLVHMADMFALTKQGGWALELQGLYLFGALTVVLLGAGRFSVGGLKGRWN
- a CDS encoding Crp/Fnr family transcriptional regulator, with the protein product MASPETTSRSSLALRQIALLEGLSDQRLALLAQQCLWHSVEAGKPLLLRAEQQGEVFLLVSGRVRVTTYSANGRQVTFRDSEAGEHFGDIAAIDGGPRSADVVTLAPSVVASLDRAAFIALLRDEPVVAERVMQRLAGLVRQLSERVIDLSTLGVQNRLHAELLRLARAAGAHDGDDNQSRLDPAPRHAALASQISTNREQVTRELNVLVRSGVLRKDDKALVVTDLARLASMVSQVRGDAG
- a CDS encoding adenylate/guanylate cyclase domain-containing protein translates to MDRRSPRPAPASLFPLRTPTRRNLRWTSGLVLMAYISFHLLNHALGIYSFALAETVLRGVQKFWHSLPGTVLLYGAAVTHLALAVVALWERRTLRMPPLEALRVLLGFALPLLLAAHLAAMRGAYLAYGIEGSYVRVVWGLWDWRGAGAQLLMMLAAWTHGCLGLHFALRAQPAYRRFSHLLLAVAVVLPLAAAMGFVSMGREFQWNGVPPVTLPTAEQGKALGAAESGIKWAYGLALAALLAARWARGSMARWSREPSVTLRYPGRTVQVPRGWSVLEASRSHGIDHVSICGGRARCSTCRVRVAGAAGHIGEPGRDEQRTLERVRAPADVRLACQLRPHGDIEVTPLFAPLPNEGRPAPVGSFGRERDVAILFVDLRRWSGLSERQWPFDLAYVLDRYFATVGAAVRESGGVPNQFIGDSVMAIFGLEGDLPTACRQALRATTLIGQRMDAWSEGFEAQFGQRLEFGMGLHAGRAAVGEVGYLETTTFTAIGEVVNTASRLQDHSKTAASRLVVSLFAAEQAGVADTMGAPETLAVRGRSEPLAVLHVPHAAAPR
- a CDS encoding helicase SNF2 produces the protein MNSTQRIALSALAFAMLGAAGAARAETYDGVHPVASSASRNDVRAAAVAAAHSDNPYAEGAGAGPAAVIASSVSRAAVRAEAVAAAHSDNPYAEGAASGTAPVLASTIDRATVRAAARAAARGDALPL
- a CDS encoding maleylacetate reductase gives rise to the protein MTSTPSFVYNSVPQRVVFGAGSLQHLAREIDTLGARRALVLSTPEQRPQAERVADMLGAHAAGVFDRAVMHVPIETAREAREVARRLGADCAVAIGGGSTTGLGKAIALDSGLPILAIPTTYAGSEMTPIYGITEAGMKKTGKDFKVLPRTVIYDPELSLSLPVGMSVTSGINAIAHAAEGLYAVDSNPVMDLMAQEGIAALGRALPALRTAPRDLGARSDALYGAWLCGTVLGSVGMALHHKLCHTLGGSFNLPHAETHTIVLPHALAYNAEAAPQAMARIAKALGGSSAAQTVFDLARDNGAPVALRDIGMKESDLDLACAHALTNQYPNPRPLERDAIRALLQNAWEGTRP